In Engraulis encrasicolus isolate BLACKSEA-1 unplaced genomic scaffold, IST_EnEncr_1.0 scaffold_687_np1212, whole genome shotgun sequence, the sequence ctctccttctctctttctactcctctctccctgatcactctctcttttcctttctctacttttctctttcttttctttatccCCCTCTATTctgacctcctctccctctgtctccttccatgtccctctctcgttctctctatctctctctctctcttgtgattTATCTTCTCATCATATCTTATCTATGttcacctctccctctttcatcccctctctctctttattcatccctctctctatcgctattcttctttctctttctcttggcaagccatctctctctctctctctctctctctctatttctctctctctccccctctctctctctcactcacacacacgcacacacacacacacacacacacacacacacacacacacacacacacacacacacacacacacacacacacacacaccattagattattacattattacattacacttttatccaaagcgacttacagttgtttacagggtgttggttacagtccctggagcaatgtgggagttaacctcagccatggagtgaggtagggagtgggagAGTGAGATTCGAACCGGCAgccctctgagctaaagcccatctccttaaccatcagGACATGGcttcccacagacacacagaatacagtaaaatacagtgcagtacagtacagtgcagtactacAAAGTGCTCACAATGGTGTGTAGTGCAGTACATCACTCACACcatgccagtcagtgtgtgtatgtgtgcacgcctatgtgtgtatgtgtgtgcatgtgcgtgtgtgtttgtgtgtgcgtgcacgcctgtgtgtgtatgtgtgtgcatgtgcgtgtgtgtgtgtgtgtgcgtgcacgcctgtgtgtgtgtatgtgtgcacgcctatgtgtgtatgtgcgtgcacgcctgtgtgtgtgtatttctgcaggcctatgtgtgtatgtgtgtggatgtgcgtgtgtgtttgtgtgtgcgtgcacgcctgtgtgtgtgtatgtgagcatgtgcgtttgtgtgtgcgtgcgcgcctgtgtgtgtatgtgtgtgcatgtgcgtgtctgtttgtgtgtgtatgcacgcctgtgtgtgtgtatgtgtgtgcatgtgcgtgtgtgtttgtgtgtgtgcgcacgcctgtgcgtgtgtatgtttgtgtttgtgtgtgtgtgcgtatgtgtgagtgtgtgtgtgtgtgtgtgtgtgtgtgtgtgtgtgtgtgtacatgcgtgtgtacgtgcatatgcacttgcatgtgtgtgtacattaggtgtgtgtgttggtgtgtgtgtgcatatgtgtgtacgtgcatatgcatgtgcacatgtgtgtacattaggtgtgtgtgtgacctggtggAACAGCATGTCCAGGGCCCTGTAggggtcaaagtgtgtgtgtgtgtgtgtgtgtgtgtgtgtgtgtgtgtgtgtgtgtgtgtgtgtgtgtgtgtgtgtgtgtgtgtgtgtgtgtgtgtatgtgtgtgtgtgtgtgtgtgtgtgtgtgtgtgtgtgtgtgtgtgtgtgtgtgtgtgtgtggtgtgtgtgtgtgtgtgtgtgtgtgtgtgtgtgtgtgtgtgtgtgtctgtaggggtCAAAGGTAATCGATGCCTACAGCATTATCTACAGTAGTGTTATATTACACACAGATGTCAAGAAGCCATCTGCCCATCTGCCACAAAACAAGGAGCAGAAAAGTGATAGAATAATAGTTTTGTGTGTATAATGTCTGACTAACTCTCTCCCACATGTTTATGTCTGCATGGTTACGTCCCACATATTTTTATGTCTGCATGGTTATATCCtacatgtttttatgtctcaatcttGTATGCCTTGCTTTGTGGATATGCTGTCTTTTGTGAGATGTCTGTTctcgtctgtatgtatgtgtcccAATGTAGCCTTTTGCttcttggctagggcccacttggaaaagagggtgtgtgtgtgtgtgtgtgtgtgtgtgtgtgtgtgtgtgtgtgtgtgtgtgtgtgtgtgtgtgtgtgtgtgtgtgtgtgtgtgtgtgtgtgtgtgtgtgtgcgtgtgtgtgtgtgtaagaactgtaccaccactgcaaaacaattgcccatactggaaCAAATAAAGTctaccaccactacaactactaGTACAATAATGGAGAATTAAAGTTCACTGATTGAGGTCAGATTGTGgaagagggtggtgtgtgtgtgtgtgtgtgtgtgtgtgtgtgtgtgtgtgtgtgtgtgtgtgtgtgtgtgtgtgtgtgtgtgtgtgtgtgtgtgtgtgtgtgtgtgtgtgtgtgtgtgattgaggtcAGATTGTGCATCTTTTAaggaggcctggagctgtagtgtATTGCTCATAACATTCACACTGTTGTTGCGAACTCTCTTTGAGGTTACAGAAAGATTCTTGGCCTgatagtgtgtgaatgtgtgtgtgtgtgcgtgtgtgcgtgcatgcacatttgtgtctgtgtgtgtttgtgtgtgtgtttgtatgtatgtgtgtgtgtctgtgtctgtgtctgtgtctgtgtgtgtggtgtgtgtgtgtgtgtgtgtgtttgtatgtatgtgtgtgtgtctgtgtctgtgtttgtgtgtgtgtggtgtgtgtgtgtgcgtgtgtgtgtgtgtgtgtgtgtgtgtgtgtgtgtgtgtcagtagtacTGGACCCGTTATGTAGACCTGAAGCTACTGCTGTTAACCGTCATTGAAGTTataaagagattgtgtgtgtgtggggggggaggtgagtgtgtgtgtgtgtgtcgtgtgtgtgtgtgtgtgtgtgtgtgtgcgtgcgtgcgtgcgtgcgtgcatgcgtgtgtgtgtgtgtgtttatgcctgaaGTCACAGTGTAGCGTCTTTGGGGGACGAGATCTGGTCACGGACACccagtaggctaataataataatagcaaccagctgagtgtctgtgtgtctctgtgtgtgtgtgtgtgtgtgtgtgtgtgtgtgtgtgtgtgtgtgtgtgtgtgtgtgtgtgtgtgtgtgtgtgtgtgttcacaccctGTAAATagggtgggtagtgtgtgtgtgtgtgtgtctgtgtgtgtgtgtgtgtgtgtgtgtgtgtgtgtgtgtgtgtgtgtgtgtgtgtgtgtgtgtgtgtgtgtgtgtgtgtgtgtgtgtgtgtgtgtgtgtgtgtgttgtgcatgtgtgtgtgtgtgtgtgtgttcaaacttTGTAaatagggtggtgtgtgtgtgtgtgtgtgtgtgtgtgcgtgcatgcatgcatgtgtgtgtgtgtctgtgcgtgtgtgtgtgtgtgtgtgtgtgtgtgtgtgtgtgtgtgtgtgtgtccactctccCTGCTCTCATTTCCACTCCACAGCGTCATGCAGTTAACAAGGAAACCCaggggaaccccccccccctttaagaagaagaagaagaagaagaagaagaagaagaagaagaagaagaagaagaagaacactcAAAAAAATAACTCATTGGATTGACTCAATTAAATTGAGGGCAGAATTTCCACAAATATACTTTTTGTTGACTCAACCCAACCTAAATACTTCCTTGTAACATGATGTAATTGAGTTGGTCTAACACATCTTCATCAAATATAGCCACAATAACCTAAATACCTCCTTGTAACACAACGTAATTGAGTTGGTCCAACACATCTTCATCAAATATAGCGACAATAACCTAAATACCTCCTTGTAACACGATGTAATTGAGTTGGTCCAACACATCTTTATCTaattgcaaagggaaaagaatctggtgccacacggatgtctattttctgttatttcttttttcagtgcagtaactgtatataatatacatatattaaatgatctaaataaatgtatattcattCAATGAAATCTGAAAGAGGTGATCCAAAATAAATGTGCTTTATTAAAGTAGTTAACTCCCAtttcagacacacaacacaaaatcagatttttttcccccaaaatcttTTTACTCTTCATCAAAGCAGCAAGTACAGACTAACATAGCCAccgtaaattaaaaaaaaataaaaaacacagtaTACACCAATGTAGCATCTGCTAAGGAAGTACACTCACTCTGAGCCAGGTGCCGTTTTATTCactaatataccatcacttaacaGTCCCGTGGCCCACTCATTCTGTCAACCACCGCTGTGTTGTGAGTGACAGTGGTCCTGTTCAGTGTCCCTTGGTCGCAACATTACCCCCTCAGGTCAAAGTTCCTCGCCCCGAGATTACCATGAACTTCATCCGTAACAGCGTGAGCTTAATAGTCCACAAGTTAATAAGACAAAAAGTCCCTGAGGCGAGCGGGTGGTCTCCGCCTCTGGTCTAGTCAAGGAGGCCGAAGGAGAGTCTCCCCGTGcaccaggggaggagagagtgagaggtgttcagggtgtatgtgtgggtgggtaccCAAGCATGTCTATTATTACCCCTGGTTGGTGGCTGCTCTGCATttgactgtgtgggtgtgtcctgtgtgaggaggggaaagggtggactgtgtgtgggggtgtccgCAAATGTGTATCCGTGGTCAGGTGTGGCTAATGGTCGTGTGGTCATGGGgcgtgtggaggggggggttgcTGTGTGGTACATCACCTCCCCAAGTCACTCCAGCACTTGACCGTGGCCTACCCAGCGGTTGTCCAGTTTCGCGCAGCACCCCTTCCTCCGCTGCGGGCTGTAGAGTCGGACCTGTTCGCCCACCTCCAGTTCTCGGCTCTTGTGGTGCAGGTTCATAATTTCTCCTCTGCCACACCGCTACTAAGCACCAACACCATCAGTCCTGATCTGAAACAGAGAAGTGCAACAAGAAAATACTACATTAGCAATATACAAGATATTAAATACAAATGCATACTTCAGAGCCAGATAAACATCTAGGTTATTTAGTGGTGCCCGCAGTCCAACTGATATTAGGGTCTGAGGCCATAGCCACACACAGTTTTGAAAAtggccatttaaattaattgatgcCTGTATTATCATTTACAACCAAAACATATATTGgaaaacattcattttcattattatCATCTGTACAGAGATTCAAAAATGCATCACTGCATTTGACAACAATAATAGCAATGTATTGATGATTGGACTAATATGAAACAATGCATCAGTAGGACTATGCCATTTATTAATCTCACAAACCTTTGCAATGAAAACGTATGCCACAAGCAGTCAGGTCCATCAAGTCACCAAGGTCAAGTTATCCAGCCGTTCTAATGGAGGAATCGCAGTTCAAAGCCAATGAAATGCTCCCTGTACAAAGCACCAACACCTTTAGTCCTGATCTGAAACGGAGAAGTAGCGATATACTATGTATTAAATACAATGCATTTATGATCGGGGTAATCATCATACGATGCATCAGTTGGGCTACACCATTTACTACTAATAAAAGTAGcttcatttgtatagcacaatttatACAacacatgcagctcaaagtgctttcatGATTTGGGGGGAAAATGTTGGCAGCGTTCATGCAGGTGGCTAGATCAACAGTATTAAGTGGTGGAAAAATAATGAAGTCAGAATACAGCATAAATGTCACCAACCTTTTAATGACAACATGCACCACGAGGGGAGTCGGGTCCTTCAAGTCACCAAGGTCAAGTTGTCCAGCCGTTCTAATGGGCGAATCCCAGGTCAAAGCCAACGGAATGCTCTCTGTTCCAAACACCAACACCTTCACTCCTGATCTGAAAAGAAAAGTACAAGTAAATTATTTACTGGCAACAGTATACTAAATTCAAATGGTTCAGACTCTAAAAGAGCCAGACAAACACCCAGGGAATTAGTGGAGCCCGACTGctaatgtttaaagggacactccggGGCATTTGAAACGAAATTCCATTGCTAGAGGTGGTCAAATACTGACCGTAGGCAAAAAAATGGTGCAATTCGGCGCTCCCTGTGCGAAGATTGCGCCGTTTGCGCAACCTGTCAAACTAGCCAAATACGTGGCAGCCAAGGGGCAACTTTGAAACCTCTCACGTAAAACAACAACTTGCACGCCACAGAAACATCAAACCTCTTTATGAACCATCCGACAATGAAGCCACAGGCCTTACCATCAAAACCATATGCCTGGTTATCATGTTACTGCCATGGGGACGTTGCAAAACAACTTTATAAGAAGACTGTCACTCACCTGTTGttggtgtgcgcgtgcatgtgaaaGCCCAAGGAGTCGACGGCCGACATTCCCATATCCGAAGTAATTATCTTCTCTAAAACAACTGTGTTCAAGTATTAAAAACATTACAGCAGCAATATTACTGGCCATGTCACAACATGTAGTAATGCTAACCTAGCAGTATATAGTTATTGTTGCCTTGATTTCAAAACGAATGCAAGTCTCGTTCAGGTTGTGAAATCACGTGAGAGTTTCGTTGCATGAATCTGAATTTGTCTAAATGTTAAGTTACAGAGGCGTAATTGGTCGGATTTGAGTTTATTAATGCCATTTAAATTATTATGGTATTGCAAAATAATTGACATTGAGAGCAATGCTTTCATTTCAGTGAATCTCACTAATTAAAAGTAGGTGTAATCTCGTTGACGTCACGCGAGTTTTGTTACAGGAAGTACAGGAAGAACGATGAGCAAAATTTAGGGATCGCGTTAGGACGGAGGAAAAGTGGGATTGCTAAAGCCACAAAATGGTGCGGGAATGTATTTTCCCCCACTGTGGCAACAAAATGCGCAGTAATAGAGGCCTGAGCTTTCACCGGTTGCCACTCAGACACGGTgacaatgacacactgagaatGTGGATGCTGGTTCTCCATCTCGACATGAACACTTCGATGGACACCCTCCGCCGCCAGGATTACCGCGTCTGCAGCGCACATTTCGACAAGGATGACTTTACCTCATCAAGCAAACACAGATTCCTGAAGAGAAACGCTATTCCAAGCGCTACGAGCCTTGGAGGAAGCGCGATGGTAATGTCACATTTATTTATCTGTAGGGGAAGGCCATGATTGCAGGTGCTAAGATTTTTGTTTGCTATTTCACGACATTGTGTTCAGTAGGTGATTTTTAGTGAAGTCTTTAGACTGTATGAATGATCAGCGAATAAAACCAAACGTTTTCCtctatttgaaacattttgcAGCATAACCAAAGTGAGTAAATGCCTTCCAATTCATAGAACATGTTAGGAGGTAGCCAATGGAGTTTGACTTGAGGCTATTGCAAGTTCTTATCATGGGTGAAATATGTGGGGAATTACTCCAAAAATTACACAAGAGAGAACTGAGATATATCATTAGGTTGTGTTGTGTAGCCCACTGTCTTGTCACTCATCCTCTTTTTGTTTCTCATATTTAGAGGAGTGGTGAGTTTCCCACTGTTTCGGGACCAGAATTCGCTGCATGTCCACAGTCTACACCAACGAAGGCTACACACGGACCCCGGACATCAGGAACAGCCAACTTCCAACACAGTCTGACTCTACTTCTCACAAGTCTGGAACATTCCTCTACACAGACTAGGCCATCACTGTCTGGGATGTACCTAGCGAGACCTCCTTCTTGCAAGCAAACAGTTGTAAGTCTGTCATGGTTTCATCACGTTTCCAAACCCATAATATGTGTAAATGTACTCATTGTCATTGATCTCATAAATAACCGTCTGTAAATTCTATATTCAAGGATCCCAGTGCCACAACATCAACACAGGATTTGATGGTCCACAACACATCAACATGGATTgatacacacgtgagtgatttTAATTATCTACAATTTGGCCTTGATTTCCAACATAGCATCCTACAATGTAATTGTAAACATGCCATCCATATGATCACATTCCACAGGAAGCTGAAGAAGATGTAGCTGCCTCAGAGATGAGTGTGAGCTTTCAGGAGATGTCACTGGAGGACAATCCCTCAGACGTCAGCTACTTACCTCCCAGTGGATCATCTCAATCAAGTCCTGATAGTGATTCTGGTTCAGCTTCTGCCAATGGAGATGGGTGGGCCGAAAGGAAGTGGCTGGTATCTGAATCAAGACTCCTTCAACTTTTTGTAAAATGTACAGTATGAGGTGTAGCTCTTGCAGACACGACGACCACAACTCATTCAAGCCAAATCAAAATTCAGTGGATCTGCCTGAATAATCACTCCGGTACATGGGCTTCCTGTCCTGATCGGCGAGGGATGGCTGAAAATAACCTCCTCATCAGCGCATCCATACTTTTCACTGGGGCTTCGCACACAACCCTACTGGACTGGGCTAATCTTCTACACACACCAATCCCCAAGAATACACAGTTCTACAAGATGCAAGAGGTCTACATCATACCGACTGTACAACAGGCCTACAGAGACCAGCACGAAGAAATAATCAAACGTCTCCTGGAACATTGTGCATCGGGCCATACAATTGACCTCAGTGGTGATGCAAGATGTGACAGCCCCAGTGAGTCTGATGCTGGACAGGGACTTGTACTTATTAGTTCTACTTTTACCACTTATAAgtacacttggacacacacacacacactcactctctctcaccctctctctctctctcacacagcaaactatcactctttcactcagtctttctttctttctttctttctttctttctttctttctttctttctttctttctttctttctttctttctttctttctttctcacgcaATCATATGAACACCATCTCCTTAGAATTCTTGTTTTACAATATGCCTGGCCTGCCGTTGTACTATAATACAGTaactatatgcacacacacacacacacacacacacacacacacacacacacacactcacaggaaggTCATACAGTGACACAAGTCACAAGCATGTTTTTGTTGCAAAAATGCATGTACTTTCTGTAATCATTTATCTTTTTCCATTTATTACAACAGGTTTCAGTAGCAAGTATTGCACTTACAGCTTTCTTGATGACGCCACAAAAGAAATTGTGCACTTTGAGTTGGTCCAGGTAAATCCTTTAGCAAATGAATGTAATTTCAGAAACTCTTGTCAGCAGTGCATGAACTTTTGTAAAGATGATGTGCTTACTTTCCAGGTCACCGAGGCATCCAGTTCTGTTGCAATGGAGCTGACAGGGTTCCAGAGGGGACTTGATTATTTACTGGAGAGGGGACTGAAAGTTGGTGTTGTGACAACTGACAGATCGCCGTCAGTTCGCAAATTCATGAGGGAGAACTACAGCAGCATTCAACACGAATTTGACATTTGGCACGTCGCGAAAGGTGAAATGAATATAAGAAAAATAACTTTTGCACCTGTACAGTTATGCTTGCCGTTGTATGCCTATGAAAAATACGAAACACAAcatcctttcctttttttgtaggtGTGAAGAAAAAGCTGATGGCCATTTCAAGCAAGAAGGACACCAAACCCCTTGAGGAATGGATAAAATCCATTACAAATCATTTGTACTATTCATGTGGCTCATCCAAGGGAGATAAAGAGGTAATGATGAACTATAATGTAATCAAATTAGTAGATCTTGGGCATGGTGATGATACATGTGGTAGAGGTGTGTCATCAACCACAGGGTTTGAAATTGCAGTTGTGCTAGTAGATACAGTCTCCCATGGCAGCTTTGCATGGTTgcctcagtcagtgtgtgtgaatgggaaaCTGTGAGGCATACATTGTACAATATGATTGCAGAGGTGGTCTACAAATTCATTCCTTTTAAAAAGGAAAGGttctgcagaggtgtcaaaggtaaaaaaaataacaaaatcgTGAGTTTCCCTCCAACACCTGTAAATTATCAGAGTAACCAGTACATTTGTGTACTTCTGTTAGGATCAGCTGACTCTTTtagtggttggatcaagtttgtggtttgttctttttgttttttagtgTCTTTCGATAACACACAGTCtattacagatggtgtaacttcaatctgctcactaccgtgccgggccgcggcagcgtaccgtgatcattacaccctgtggccattcggaatgcggggggcagtatagcaccgcttttgcagagcagcgtctgcctgtgtctgtttgtgcttccgtccttgcccgtcccccagttttagtagtagtagaaatacagtcagtaaattgcatgttttatttagcattgggcatttgatagggcatttgataataacacaagtgtgagccctaaacaagaccacaatgtgaatttaaactcgacttttttctgtcttgcattcaccgtctcccaatccgtccctcacttatttcag encodes:
- the LOC134444712 gene encoding uncharacterized protein LOC134444712 translates to MAENNLLISASILFTGASHTTLLDWANLLHTPIPKNTQFYKMQEVYIIPTVQQAYRDQHEEIIKRLLEHCASGHTIDLSGDARCDSPSFSSKYCTYSFLDDATKEIVHFELVQVTEASSSVAMELTGFQRGLDYLLERGLKVGVVTTDRSPSVRKFMRENYSSIQHEFDIWHVAKGVKKKLMAISSKKDTKPLEEWIKSITNHLYYSCGSSKGDKEVMMNYNVIKLVDLGHGDDTCGRGVSSTTGFEIAVVLVDTVSHGSFAWLPQSVCVNGKL